In Spiroplasma chinense, a single window of DNA contains:
- a CDS encoding Cof-type HAD-IIB family hydrolase, translating into MKNNLKENVVIFSDLDGTALASNHDYSDLTLETVKKVYESGHYFIPITARSTKDAVFQQGIKLGMDKMGGIVIANNGTHIYDFKEEKFIRALYISNEMLKKIFDETYGKIGKYKVHYFSDQTTYVYGYGENSKYWSDVMQMEYKKIDSFEDIHEPVNHLTIILAENADDKTREEFYKEFEFVKDELSIIQYTERVFELSTKGINKGEALTATLKHLGLNEQNTSVFCFGDGVNDVQMFEQAEHPIAMQNAIDEVKKVAQEVTLSNDENGVARFILDNIL; encoded by the coding sequence ATGAAAAATAACTTAAAAGAAAACGTTGTAATCTTTTCAGATTTAGACGGAACAGCTTTAGCATCAAATCATGATTATAGTGATTTGACATTAGAAACAGTGAAAAAAGTCTATGAAAGTGGGCATTATTTTATACCAATTACAGCTAGAAGTACAAAGGATGCTGTATTTCAACAAGGAATTAAACTTGGAATGGATAAAATGGGGGGAATTGTTATAGCTAACAATGGTACTCATATTTATGATTTTAAAGAAGAAAAATTTATAAGAGCTTTATACATTTCAAATGAAATGTTGAAAAAAATTTTTGACGAAACTTATGGTAAGATTGGAAAGTACAAGGTTCATTATTTTTCAGACCAAACAACTTATGTTTACGGTTATGGAGAAAATTCAAAATACTGAAGTGATGTAATGCAAATGGAGTACAAAAAAATTGATTCATTTGAAGACATTCACGAGCCAGTTAATCATTTAACAATAATACTTGCAGAAAATGCTGATGATAAAACACGAGAAGAATTTTACAAAGAATTCGAATTTGTAAAAGACGAGTTATCAATCATTCAGTATACAGAAAGAGTTTTTGAATTAAGTACAAAAGGTATCAATAAAGGAGAAGCGTTAACAGCTACTCTAAAACACCTAGGATTGAATGAACAAAATACTTCAGTATTTTGTTTTGGGGATGGTGTAAATGATGTTCAAATGTTTGAACAAGCAGAACACCCAATCGCCATGCAAAATGCTATTGATGAAGTAAAAAAAGTTGCTCAGGAAGTAACTTTGTCAAATGACGAAAATGGAGTTGCTAGATTTATACTAGACAATATCCTATAA
- a CDS encoding Cof-type HAD-IIB family hydrolase → MIKLIALDIDGTLLGKKKKVSKRNIAAINAAREAGVKICIATGRSNARVEDIAKAIGITKNQEHLICLNGGGIYKYDENEKLQTVKETLFSIDEVKFIYNTALDENINCFSYSEDTKTAYVIKNKGPFVWFMKKITKKKIEIYKRDEMDQRAFKVITYGNKENIAKARKAFETKKFEMFSWSYVSNKTVNIEINPPGVDKLFALQEVASLYNIKPEEVMYFGDGDNDKRAIAWAGHGVAMKNAAKHVKEAAKHTTDHHKKSGVGKKIEELVLKK, encoded by the coding sequence ATGATTAAATTAATCGCCTTAGATATAGACGGTACATTATTGGGGAAAAAGAAGAAAGTTTCTAAAAGAAATATTGCAGCAATAAATGCTGCAAGAGAAGCTGGAGTAAAAATCTGTATAGCAACTGGAAGAAGTAATGCAAGAGTTGAAGACATTGCAAAAGCCATTGGAATTACCAAAAACCAAGAACACTTAATTTGTTTAAATGGTGGAGGTATTTACAAGTATGACGAAAACGAAAAATTGCAAACAGTTAAAGAAACATTGTTTTCAATTGATGAAGTAAAGTTTATTTATAATACTGCATTAGATGAAAATATTAATTGTTTTTCTTATTCAGAGGACACAAAAACCGCATATGTTATTAAAAATAAAGGTCCTTTTGTGTGGTTTATGAAAAAAATCACAAAGAAAAAAATTGAAATTTATAAAAGAGATGAAATGGATCAAAGAGCTTTTAAAGTTATTACTTATGGTAATAAAGAAAATATTGCAAAAGCAAGAAAAGCATTTGAAACTAAAAAATTTGAAATGTTCTCTTGAAGTTATGTTTCAAACAAAACAGTAAATATAGAGATAAATCCTCCAGGTGTTGATAAGTTATTTGCGCTTCAAGAAGTTGCAAGTCTTTACAACATTAAACCTGAAGAAGTAATGTACTTTGGTGATGGAGATAATGATAAAAGAGCAATAGCTTGAGCAGGTCATGGTGTAGCTATGAAAAATGCTGCAAAACATGTAAAAGAAGCTGCAAAACATACAACAGATCATCATAAGAAATCTGGTGTAGGTAAAAAAATTGAAGAGCTAGTTTTGAAAAAATAG
- the trxA gene encoding thioredoxin, whose product MAKIVETLEQFEQEVASGKTVVDFYADWCGPCKMLGPIFEQVSTETEGVNFIKVNTDLLPEVADRFEVRSIPTIIKLENGNEANRFVGLMGKDQLKTFAQ is encoded by the coding sequence ATGGCAAAAATTGTAGAAACATTAGAACAATTTGAACAAGAAGTTGCAAGTGGAAAAACAGTTGTTGACTTTTATGCAGACTGATGTGGTCCATGTAAAATGTTAGGACCTATCTTTGAACAAGTATCTACTGAAACAGAAGGGGTAAACTTTATTAAAGTTAATACAGATTTACTACCAGAAGTTGCAGATAGATTTGAAGTTAGATCAATCCCAACAATTATCAAGTTAGAAAACGGAAATGAAGCAAATAGATTCGTTGGTTTAATGGGAAAAGACCAACTAAAAACATTTGCGCAATAA